The Anastrepha ludens isolate Willacy chromosome 2, idAnaLude1.1, whole genome shotgun sequence genome contains a region encoding:
- the LOC128857427 gene encoding enhancer of split m3 protein: protein MVMEMSKTYQYRKVMKPLLERKRRARINKCLDDLKDLMVECLQQEGEHVTRLEKADILELTVEHMRKLKQRGSLSLQSQASAHIESFRSGYVHAADQISQVLLQQCQADELGGKIMKFLSTRLIEMQHHLLRSSAVAAVSTVSPPTASAATANLLPLPLTLQMPLPSANYNYSECGESLSSLESPTSAKSPMDYYSAVSEAAQRTYATAAAAAAAAACKEQDLIDVTTVDSSSCSTRDTASVVSVDSCSSEPVWRPW from the coding sequence ATGGTCATGGAAATGTCCAAAACATATCAGTACCGCAAGGTGATGAAACCATTGTTGGAGCGCAAACGACGTGCGCGCATCAACAAGTGCCTCGATGATTTGAAGGACCTAATGGTGGAGTGTCTACAGCAAGAGGGTGAACATGTAACGCGTCTCGAGAAGGCCGACATACTTGAGCTGACGGTGGAGCATATGCGCAAGCTAAAGCAACGCGGCAGTCTTTCGCTGCAATCACAGGCCAGCGCGCACATCGAATCCTTCCGCTCAGGTTACGTGCATGCCGCCGATCAGATCTCACAGGTGCTGCTGCAACAGTGCCAGGCCGATGAATTGGGtggtaaaataatgaaatttcttTCTACACGCCTCATTGAAATGCAACATCACTTGCTGCGCTCCTCTGCTGTGGCGGCCGTCAGCACAGTGTCGCCACCTACCGCCAGCGCTGCCACCGCCAACCTGTTGCCTCTACCGCTGACGCTGCAAATGCCACTACCGTCGGCAAATTACAATTACAGTGAATGCGGCGAATCGTTGAGCTCACTAGAATCACCAACGAGCGCCAAATCGCCAATGGACTACTACAGTGCTGTGAGTGAGGCGGCGCAAAGGACATATGCAACTGCTGCCGCGGCTGCTGCGGCGGCTGCATGCAAAGAGCAGGACCTCATCGATGTGACAACTGTGGATAGTAGTAGCTGTTCGACGCGCGATACTGCATCCGTGGTATCAGTGGACTCCTGCTCTTCCGAACCAGTGTGGCGGCCATGGTGA